From one Peptoniphilaceae bacterium AMB_02 genomic stretch:
- the groL gene encoding chaperonin GroEL (60 kDa chaperone family; promotes refolding of misfolded polypeptides especially under stressful conditions; forms two stacked rings of heptamers to form a barrel-shaped 14mer; ends can be capped by GroES; misfolded proteins enter the barrel where they are refolded when GroES binds) — MAKDIKFSEEARRGLERGINKLSDTVKITLGPKGRNVVLDKKFGAPLITNDGVTIAREIELEDRFENMGAQLVKEVATKTNDVAGDGTTTATILAQAIIREGLKNVAAGANPMVLQKGLRKAMTTAVEEIKKFSHNIETNDEIAQVGAVSAGEEYVGALIAEAMDKVGKDGVITVEESRSMGTTLEVVEGMQFDRGYVSPYMATDADKMEAHLENPAILITDKKITNIQEILPILEQIMQQSKPLLIIAEDVEGEAMATLVLNKLRGTLNVVAVKAPGFGDRRKEMLQDIAILTGGTVITEDLGYDLKEATVEHLGNARRVTVSKENTVIVDGAGEQEKIEERVSQIRSQLEVSESDFDKEKLQERLAKLSGGVAVIQVGAASETELKERKLRIEDALAATRAAVEEGMVAGGGTVLLNCIPAVSKLIDETEGDERTGVNIIVKVLEEPVKQIAINAGLEGSIIAEHIKSLEPGMGFDAVSEEYVDMFKSGIVDPTKVTRSALENAVSVASMVITTEAAVADIEEDDPMAAAAAMGGMGGMGMM, encoded by the coding sequence ATGGCTAAAGATATAAAATTTTCAGAAGAAGCTCGTAGAGGTTTAGAGAGAGGAATCAATAAATTATCTGATACCGTTAAAATTACTCTTGGACCTAAAGGAAGAAATGTAGTTTTGGATAAAAAATTCGGTGCACCACTTATCACAAATGACGGTGTTACAATTGCAAGAGAAATCGAACTTGAAGACAGATTCGAAAACATGGGTGCACAATTAGTAAAGGAAGTAGCAACTAAGACTAATGATGTAGCCGGAGACGGAACTACAACTGCAACAATACTTGCTCAAGCTATTATAAGAGAAGGTTTAAAAAACGTAGCAGCAGGCGCAAACCCAATGGTATTACAAAAAGGTCTTAGAAAAGCGATGACCACTGCTGTTGAAGAAATCAAAAAATTCTCACATAATATCGAAACAAATGATGAAATCGCACAAGTTGGTGCCGTATCAGCAGGTGAAGAATACGTTGGAGCACTTATTGCAGAAGCAATGGATAAAGTTGGCAAAGACGGCGTAATAACCGTTGAAGAATCAAGAAGCATGGGAACTACTTTAGAAGTTGTTGAAGGTATGCAATTTGATAGAGGATATGTTTCTCCTTATATGGCTACAGATGCAGACAAAATGGAAGCACATTTAGAAAATCCTGCTATCCTAATTACAGATAAGAAGATTACAAATATCCAAGAAATATTACCGATTCTTGAGCAAATAATGCAACAAAGCAAACCGCTTCTAATCATCGCAGAAGATGTTGAAGGCGAAGCAATGGCTACATTAGTTCTAAACAAATTAAGAGGAACTCTAAATGTAGTTGCAGTTAAAGCTCCGGGATTTGGCGACAGAAGAAAAGAAATGCTTCAAGACATTGCTATACTAACTGGTGGAACTGTAATAACTGAAGATTTAGGATATGACCTAAAAGAAGCTACAGTTGAACATTTAGGTAATGCTAGAAGAGTAACAGTATCTAAAGAAAACACTGTAATCGTTGATGGTGCAGGAGAACAAGAGAAAATTGAAGAAAGAGTTTCTCAAATAAGATCACAATTAGAAGTTTCTGAATCAGACTTTGATAAAGAAAAACTTCAAGAAAGATTAGCTAAACTTTCAGGTGGTGTTGCTGTAATTCAAGTTGGAGCAGCTTCTGAAACAGAACTGAAAGAAAGAAAACTAAGAATTGAAGATGCACTTGCAGCAACCAGAGCAGCAGTAGAAGAAGGAATGGTTGCCGGTGGTGGAACAGTACTTCTTAACTGTATACCTGCAGTTTCCAAATTAATCGACGAAACTGAAGGCGATGAAAGAACTGGTGTTAACATCATTGTCAAAGTTCTTGAAGAACCTGTAAAACAAATAGCTATAAACGCAGGTCTTGAAGGTTCAATAATCGCTGAACACATCAAGAGTTTGGAACCGGGAATGGGATTTGACGCTGTATCTGAAGAATACGTAGACATGTTCAAATCAGGTATAGTAGACCCTACAAAAGTTACAAGATCAGCTCTTGAAAACGCAGTATCAGTAGCATCAATGGTAATAACTACTGAAGCAGCAGTAGCAGATATAGAAGAAGATGACCCGATGGCAGCAGCTGCAGCAATGGGCGGCATGGGCGGCATGGGAATGATGTAA
- a CDS encoding DNA glycosylase: MMNKLKLSYEGNKVIFSHDEFHPKHILECGQAFRWYKEEDESYTLIAFNRVINVKNIDGNVIINGTNEVEFKELWYSYFDLETDYRKIKSELPINEDLIAASEYGYGIRILNQDIYETIISFIISANNMIPRIKGSIEKISNLYGEKIGEDENRQYYSFPKKEILANANPLDLREKCRVGFRDVRIVEASRMLLQPDFAENKLRELSTTELRKKLIELPGVGPKVSDCIMLFAFGRSEVFPVDVWIKRVMETLFINKEVKPKEVVEYANALFGKNAGYAQQYLFYYGRDNAIGKA, from the coding sequence ATGATGAATAAATTAAAACTCTCATATGAAGGCAACAAGGTGATTTTTTCGCATGATGAATTTCATCCAAAACATATACTCGAATGCGGTCAAGCTTTTAGATGGTATAAAGAAGAAGACGAGAGTTATACATTAATAGCTTTTAATAGAGTAATTAATGTTAAAAATATAGATGGAAATGTAATAATCAATGGTACAAACGAAGTTGAATTTAAAGAATTATGGTATTCATATTTTGACTTAGAAACCGATTATAGAAAAATAAAGAGCGAACTGCCTATAAACGAAGATTTAATAGCTGCAAGCGAATATGGATATGGAATAAGGATACTTAACCAAGACATATACGAAACCATTATTTCCTTTATAATATCGGCGAATAATATGATACCGAGAATAAAAGGTTCCATTGAAAAAATATCTAATCTATATGGAGAAAAAATTGGTGAAGATGAAAATAGACAGTACTATTCATTCCCTAAAAAAGAAATTCTGGCAAATGCTAATCCACTGGATTTAAGAGAAAAATGTAGGGTAGGATTTAGGGATGTAAGAATAGTTGAGGCATCAAGAATGCTGCTACAACCGGACTTTGCAGAAAATAAGCTTAGAGAACTCTCAACTACAGAATTAAGAAAGAAACTTATAGAACTCCCCGGTGTAGGGCCCAAAGTTTCAGACTGCATCATGCTATTTGCATTTGGAAGATCGGAAGTGTTTCCTGTGGATGTTTGGATTAAGAGGGTAATGGAAACACTCTTTATTAATAAAGAAGTAAAACCTAAAGAAGTTGTAGAGTATGCTAACGCACTATTCGGTAAAAATGCAGGCTATGCTCAGCAATATCTATTCTACTACGGTAGAGACAATGCAATAGGTAAGGCATAA
- a CDS encoding ABC-F family ATP-binding cassette domain-containing protein has translation MVVLSLSGIEKSFLAEKIIEDISFNVNKRDKIGLIGANGSGKTTLMNIIYGDLNQDSGEIYKAKDLSMGYLLQNIDLKDNLTVYETCLKKFEHLIEMEKSIRKLEIEMGEVSDEKDLEIIMHKYSKLTERFQEENGYGFQSEIKGTLKGLGFEEIDFEKEVSKLSGGQKSRLHLATLLLQKPDILLLDEPTNHLDMDAINFLENFLINFQGTVIMISHDRYFLDKVANKIFHLENKKLKVYNTNYTKFVETRKKELEIMKRSYENQQKEIRRQEEIIERFANYGRDRYIKQSQSRRKQLDKLEIIDKPYEAGDAFKLNFSSDVESGNEVAKLEDISKSFDGVKILENINIDVFKKDRIGVIGANGIGKSTLIKMIVGEMRPDSGEVIIGSNVIKGYYDQTLENLHDVQVIDEILDTYPDMTIGEARNYLAVFNFQGEEVFKNVMDLSGGERGRLSLLKLMLKKPNFLLMDEPTNHLDIESKEILEDALNKYDDTFLVISHDRYFLNKVANKIILIEPDNATVYYGNYDYYVQKVEESKIQSDEEGSGLTKTAIVKEKKKASEIKKKKSELLKNIKSIEKEQEELDKKIKELEEKAFEPDIYNDYEASLKLHRELDELKELKDELFNEWFELSAMLEDYDE, from the coding sequence ATGGTAGTACTATCATTAAGCGGAATTGAAAAATCATTTCTAGCCGAAAAAATAATAGAAGACATCTCATTTAATGTAAACAAGAGAGATAAAATTGGCTTAATCGGTGCAAACGGTTCGGGAAAAACCACACTGATGAATATAATCTATGGAGACTTGAATCAAGATTCCGGAGAAATATATAAAGCGAAAGACTTGAGCATGGGATATCTACTTCAAAATATCGATTTAAAGGACAACTTAACGGTTTATGAAACCTGTCTTAAAAAGTTTGAGCATCTCATTGAAATGGAAAAATCAATAAGAAAGCTTGAAATCGAGATGGGAGAGGTAAGCGATGAAAAAGACCTTGAAATCATCATGCATAAATATTCAAAACTAACCGAAAGGTTTCAAGAAGAAAACGGATATGGTTTCCAATCCGAAATAAAAGGAACATTAAAGGGATTGGGATTTGAAGAAATTGATTTTGAAAAGGAAGTCTCAAAACTAAGTGGAGGACAGAAATCCAGACTACACTTGGCTACTTTACTTTTACAAAAGCCTGATATATTACTATTGGACGAACCTACAAACCACTTGGATATGGATGCGATAAACTTTTTGGAGAACTTTTTAATAAACTTTCAAGGAACAGTTATTATGATTTCCCATGACAGATATTTTTTAGATAAAGTTGCAAACAAAATTTTCCATTTAGAAAATAAAAAACTTAAGGTATACAATACAAATTACACCAAATTTGTCGAAACGAGAAAAAAAGAGCTTGAGATAATGAAGAGATCTTATGAAAATCAGCAAAAGGAGATTAGAAGACAAGAGGAAATCATAGAGCGATTTGCCAACTACGGACGTGACAGGTATATCAAACAATCACAATCCAGAAGGAAACAGCTAGATAAGTTGGAAATTATCGATAAACCTTACGAAGCAGGTGATGCTTTTAAACTTAACTTCAGCTCCGATGTAGAAAGTGGAAACGAAGTGGCAAAACTGGAAGATATCTCTAAATCCTTCGATGGTGTAAAAATTCTGGAAAACATAAATATAGATGTTTTCAAAAAGGATAGAATAGGAGTAATTGGTGCAAACGGCATTGGAAAATCAACACTCATTAAAATGATAGTTGGCGAAATGCGTCCTGATTCAGGAGAAGTGATTATCGGTTCCAATGTAATTAAGGGGTATTATGACCAAACTTTGGAAAACCTACATGATGTTCAGGTAATAGATGAAATCCTGGATACATATCCGGATATGACCATTGGAGAAGCCAGAAATTACTTGGCAGTTTTTAACTTTCAAGGTGAAGAAGTTTTTAAGAATGTCATGGACTTAAGTGGAGGAGAAAGAGGTAGATTATCGCTTCTGAAATTAATGCTGAAGAAACCTAACTTTCTACTCATGGATGAGCCGACGAACCATCTGGATATAGAATCAAAAGAAATCCTAGAGGATGCACTAAATAAATACGATGATACATTTTTAGTAATCAGCCATGACAGATACTTTTTAAACAAAGTAGCAAATAAAATCATACTGATAGAACCTGATAATGCAACTGTTTACTATGGTAATTACGATTATTATGTTCAAAAGGTTGAAGAGAGTAAAATACAATCAGATGAAGAAGGAAGCGGATTAACTAAAACTGCAATAGTTAAAGAGAAGAAAAAAGCATCTGAGATAAAAAAGAAAAAGAGTGAACTTCTAAAAAACATTAAATCAATTGAAAAAGAACAAGAAGAACTGGATAAAAAAATCAAAGAACTTGAAGAGAAAGCATTTGAACCTGATATATATAATGATTATGAAGCATCTCTAAAACTTCATCGAGAATTAGATGAATTGAAAGAGTTGAAAGACGAGCTCTTTAATGAATGGTTTGAACTTTCTGCAATGCTGGAGGATTATGATGAATAA
- a CDS encoding redox-sensing transcriptional repressor Rex — protein sequence MRREQKVSAAVVKRLPKYYRYLNMIASKGIIRVSSQELSNITGLTASQIRQDLNHFGGFGQQGYGYNVEELSGEIEKIIGINKNYNAIVIGIGNIGQAITQYSGFKDSSFKIIGLFDKAPKMVGKKVAGVEIRKADTLEDFLKKNDVNIAILAVPSKEAQDICDVLVEHNVKGIWNFAPVDLKLPNDVILENVHLDESLYTLTFYMNNPKDYPGVK from the coding sequence ATGAGAAGAGAGCAAAAAGTTTCAGCAGCTGTTGTAAAAAGATTGCCCAAATATTACAGATACTTAAACATGATTGCAAGTAAAGGAATTATTAGGGTATCATCTCAAGAACTAAGCAATATTACAGGACTTACAGCTTCACAGATAAGACAGGACCTAAATCACTTTGGCGGTTTTGGTCAACAAGGATACGGATACAATGTGGAAGAGCTAAGCGGAGAAATCGAAAAAATTATCGGTATCAACAAAAACTATAATGCTATTGTCATAGGTATTGGAAATATTGGACAAGCAATAACGCAATACTCAGGTTTCAAAGACTCCAGCTTTAAGATTATCGGGCTTTTTGATAAAGCACCAAAAATGGTCGGGAAAAAAGTTGCGGGAGTTGAAATTAGAAAAGCAGATACACTGGAAGATTTCTTGAAAAAGAATGATGTAAACATAGCCATACTGGCAGTTCCATCTAAGGAAGCACAAGACATATGTGATGTACTGGTTGAACATAATGTAAAAGGTATCTGGAACTTTGCGCCTGTAGACTTGAAATTACCGAACGATGTTATACTGGAAAATGTACACTTGGATGAAAGCTTGTATACACTTACATTTTACATGAATAATCCAAAGGATTATCCAGGCGTTAAGTAA
- a CDS encoding cell wall-binding repeat-containing protein: MVTNSFKRITALLLAVFMIFGSANIVRADVKEGFANINELGIETTEPSEELVSDFKLSKSIAVTGSEIKGRIKNLSSEHSEVYIGYVKPDKEVVDIPLVLNEDSGNYEFSYNPEQIGYWTLAYVSIDGVKYLGTDFYGSFKVVSDISEVFPEQSYPYLDASNLSDGITIKQSDVMNALGQVRFYDNSGNAVYVNAKITGDTGTYNYNVVNDGLSITATTDFDGLPAVGNYTAVFESEGKTVEKQITVVDDFSQADYVHLSALPIVDAEYPDEVSLSAVQLSDVGTAIRLAGSNRFMTAIQISSGNFDSAKKAVLVNAYNFPDALAGVSYASAIEGPILFASEDEIGDNTLAELKRLGVKEVVIIGGKNSVSGKVANKLIDNGIAARRISSNNRYSTALEIAKKLSELKKYNKAIVVNAYDHPDALSAGAYSGKMGYPIIYTDPSGIGDYTVNTLKSYGVKEIIIVGGTNSVSDAVKTKIENMGLKVVRIGGKNRYETSLNFANKFYPNPKTITIANGQDFPDALAGGPVAAANNAPLLLTPPNSLNSGIQAIMEKGDTISAIIFGGNNSVAQEILANVKDIVQLNSSKIVEENKPPSKNPEPQEKPKPGDDAKTPDKKKEVPKVPVLHIEKRVPTADRPIRILLDQGHGVNYNKGIVEGYFEGTAMYWYGLILKNELEKYGFDVKTTRNDIEAEERSLIGSKYSSTNGISLQQRGAMGEGYDLLLSLHTNALAWNTPNYQKARGTEIFDSTTSPRKDLAEKLCTMIAEHFGHTNRGVKYKFDEDGSGANWYGVLRHSKATHSMLVEHGFHTNEDDCTLLMDREFKIEMAQKTAKLLAEYYGMPVK; encoded by the coding sequence TTGGTCACCAATAGTTTTAAAAGGATCACCGCTTTACTGTTAGCGGTATTTATGATTTTTGGATCTGCCAATATAGTAAGAGCAGATGTCAAAGAAGGATTTGCTAACATAAACGAATTAGGAATAGAAACTACAGAACCTTCTGAAGAATTAGTAAGTGATTTTAAATTAAGCAAGTCAATCGCCGTGACAGGTTCTGAAATAAAAGGTAGGATAAAAAACTTATCGAGTGAACATTCCGAGGTATATATTGGATACGTAAAACCCGATAAGGAAGTTGTGGACATACCTTTAGTACTTAATGAAGATAGCGGGAATTACGAATTTTCATATAATCCCGAACAAATTGGATACTGGACGTTAGCTTATGTAAGTATTGATGGCGTTAAGTATTTGGGAACTGATTTTTATGGCTCATTTAAAGTAGTATCAGATATAAGTGAAGTCTTTCCTGAACAAAGTTATCCTTATCTTGATGCTTCTAATTTAAGTGACGGCATTACGATTAAACAATCAGATGTTATGAACGCTTTAGGACAAGTTAGATTTTATGATAATTCCGGAAATGCAGTATATGTGAATGCTAAAATAACAGGAGATACAGGCACATATAATTACAATGTAGTTAATGACGGTTTATCGATAACTGCTACTACTGACTTTGACGGACTTCCTGCTGTTGGAAACTATACAGCTGTATTTGAATCCGAAGGGAAAACTGTAGAGAAACAAATAACAGTAGTGGACGATTTTTCTCAAGCGGACTATGTGCATCTTTCTGCACTTCCAATCGTAGATGCGGAATATCCTGACGAAGTTTCACTTTCTGCAGTGCAATTATCCGATGTAGGTACGGCAATTAGATTAGCAGGTTCAAACAGATTTATGACTGCAATTCAAATAAGTAGCGGTAATTTTGATTCCGCCAAAAAAGCTGTATTGGTAAATGCTTATAATTTCCCGGATGCACTTGCAGGGGTATCTTATGCATCTGCTATTGAAGGTCCAATACTTTTTGCTTCAGAAGATGAGATTGGAGATAATACACTGGCAGAATTAAAAAGACTGGGTGTTAAAGAAGTTGTAATAATAGGCGGTAAAAATTCAGTATCCGGAAAAGTTGCCAACAAACTAATAGATAATGGGATTGCTGCCAGAAGAATATCCAGTAACAATAGATACTCTACAGCACTTGAAATTGCCAAAAAACTATCTGAATTAAAAAAATACAATAAGGCCATAGTAGTAAATGCATATGACCATCCAGATGCACTATCTGCCGGAGCATATTCCGGAAAGATGGGTTACCCTATAATATACACCGATCCTTCAGGTATAGGAGACTACACTGTAAATACCTTAAAGTCTTATGGTGTTAAGGAGATTATAATTGTTGGTGGAACCAATAGTGTAAGTGATGCAGTAAAAACGAAAATCGAGAACATGGGGTTAAAGGTAGTAAGAATAGGTGGTAAAAACAGGTATGAAACATCTCTTAATTTTGCCAATAAATTCTATCCTAATCCTAAAACTATAACTATTGCAAATGGACAGGATTTCCCTGATGCATTAGCTGGTGGTCCGGTCGCCGCAGCAAATAATGCACCACTTCTTTTAACGCCTCCTAATAGCTTGAATTCAGGTATACAAGCAATAATGGAAAAAGGAGATACAATAAGTGCGATAATATTTGGTGGAAACAACTCAGTTGCACAGGAAATTTTAGCTAATGTAAAAGATATTGTACAACTTAACTCATCCAAAATCGTAGAAGAAAATAAACCTCCTTCAAAAAACCCTGAACCTCAAGAGAAACCAAAACCTGGTGATGATGCAAAAACTCCGGATAAAAAGAAAGAAGTACCTAAAGTACCTGTTCTTCATATTGAAAAAAGAGTACCTACAGCCGACAGACCTATCAGAATCTTACTCGATCAAGGACATGGTGTAAATTACAACAAAGGCATCGTTGAAGGTTACTTTGAAGGTACTGCAATGTACTGGTACGGACTAATATTAAAAAATGAACTTGAAAAATATGGTTTTGATGTTAAAACAACCAGAAATGATATAGAAGCAGAAGAGAGAAGCTTAATAGGAAGTAAGTATTCTTCAACGAATGGCATCAGCCTTCAACAAAGGGGTGCAATGGGAGAGGGATATGACCTTTTACTATCACTTCATACCAATGCACTTGCATGGAACACTCCAAACTATCAAAAAGCCAGAGGAACTGAGATATTTGACAGTACGACCTCTCCAAGAAAAGATTTAGCTGAAAAACTTTGCACTATGATTGCAGAACATTTCGGACATACTAATAGAGGTGTTAAATACAAGTTTGATGAAGACGGAAGCGGTGCTAACTGGTATGGCGTTCTTAGACATTCAAAAGCTACACATAGTATGCTTGTAGAACATGGTTTCCATACCAATGAAGATGACTGTACACTTTTAATGGACAGAGAATTCAAGATTGAAATGGCACAAAAAACTGCGAAACTGCTTGCTGAGTATTACGGAATGCCGGTTAAGTAA
- a CDS encoding AraC family transcriptional regulator: MYKTEIAFVEAVREKNHEDAVRHFENIFKSLLNFYETNQRAVKNHLINLNGILYKSYKDDTDLEKVFQKRSEINEVIEKAEDINDLRNNCLKMISEYIELFNGDTIKTNNNTVNEAINFMKEHLHEDLSLGVVANKIHISKSYLSSLLAKHTKSSFPELMTEMRINNAKYLLKNTNNSILDISYKCGYNSQSYFCSTFKKVTGQTPTDYREIDHI; the protein is encoded by the coding sequence ATGTATAAAACGGAAATTGCTTTTGTTGAAGCTGTAAGAGAAAAAAATCATGAAGATGCTGTTAGGCACTTTGAAAATATATTTAAAAGTCTTTTAAATTTTTATGAAACCAATCAGCGTGCTGTAAAAAACCATTTAATAAATTTGAATGGAATTTTATATAAATCTTATAAGGATGATACTGATTTAGAAAAAGTATTTCAAAAAAGATCTGAAATCAATGAAGTTATCGAAAAAGCTGAAGATATCAATGATTTAAGAAATAATTGTCTAAAGATGATCAGCGAATACATCGAACTTTTCAATGGGGATACAATTAAAACAAATAATAATACTGTTAACGAAGCTATCAACTTTATGAAAGAACACTTACATGAAGATCTGTCATTGGGAGTAGTTGCAAATAAGATTCATATAAGCAAGTCTTATTTATCTTCATTATTAGCTAAACATACTAAATCCAGTTTTCCTGAGTTAATGACAGAAATGAGAATAAATAATGCTAAATACCTACTTAAAAACACCAATAATTCTATATTGGATATTTCTTACAAATGTGGTTACAATAGTCAATCTTATTTTTGCTCTACTTTTAAAAAAGTAACCGGTCAAACACCAACTGATTATAGAGAGATTGATCATATTTAA
- a CDS encoding IS1182 family transposase has protein sequence MISIDQMVPEDHILRKIDKYIKFDFIYELVEDLYCLDNGRPSIDPVVLLKITLIQYLFNIKSMRQTIKDIEVNLAYRWFLGFDFYDKIPHFTTFSQNYRRRFKDTNIFEDIFQNILLQAIEEGLVDTNIQFVDSTHVKAHANRYKVVKVKVKKEIRYYQKKLEKEINEDRKKHDKKPFDPKDKDEELKEVTKSTTDPEAGLFHKGEHKEVFAYSVQTSCDKNGWILGFKSYHGNLQDGTTFKDFFDEKLKRLNPKKLVMDAGYKFPAIAKELLDGGVFPVFPYTRQKTKAKLENPFYKRDFVYDEYYNCYLCPANEVLEYSTTNREGYRQYKSNPKICVNCGYLGRCTSSKKHQKIITRHIWQDYLDISEEYRYTYKGKAEYKKRKETIERQFGSAKEYHGFRYTNMVGIKKMDMKAALTFATLNMKKLAIILSKRDKKPPKNNSVLRKILNFANRFVKIEQTLIFNQGLSSV, from the coding sequence ATGATTTCAATAGATCAAATGGTTCCCGAAGATCATATACTTAGAAAAATAGATAAATACATTAAATTTGATTTCATATATGAATTAGTTGAAGATTTGTACTGTCTTGATAACGGACGACCTAGTATAGATCCCGTTGTTTTGCTTAAGATTACCTTAATCCAATACCTTTTCAACATAAAAAGCATGAGACAAACAATTAAAGATATTGAAGTAAATCTTGCTTACAGATGGTTTTTAGGTTTTGATTTTTACGATAAAATACCTCATTTCACAACTTTTAGTCAAAACTACAGAAGAAGATTTAAAGATACAAACATATTTGAAGATATTTTTCAAAACATACTACTACAAGCCATTGAAGAAGGCTTAGTTGATACAAATATCCAATTTGTTGACTCAACACATGTTAAAGCACATGCCAATAGGTATAAGGTTGTTAAAGTAAAAGTGAAAAAAGAGATAAGATACTATCAAAAAAAGTTAGAAAAAGAAATAAACGAAGATAGAAAAAAACATGATAAAAAGCCATTTGATCCTAAAGATAAAGATGAAGAACTAAAAGAAGTAACAAAAAGCACAACAGATCCTGAAGCAGGACTATTCCATAAAGGTGAACATAAAGAAGTATTTGCATACAGCGTACAGACATCATGTGATAAAAATGGATGGATATTAGGTTTTAAATCATATCATGGAAACTTACAAGATGGAACAACATTTAAAGATTTCTTTGATGAAAAGTTAAAACGATTGAACCCTAAAAAACTAGTTATGGATGCAGGCTATAAATTCCCGGCAATAGCGAAAGAACTGTTAGATGGTGGCGTATTTCCAGTATTTCCATACACCAGGCAAAAAACAAAAGCAAAACTAGAAAACCCATTCTACAAAAGAGATTTTGTGTATGACGAATACTACAACTGTTACCTTTGTCCAGCAAATGAAGTATTAGAATACTCAACCACAAATAGAGAAGGATATAGGCAGTACAAGAGCAACCCAAAGATCTGTGTAAACTGTGGGTACCTAGGAAGGTGTACAAGTAGTAAAAAACACCAAAAGATAATAACTAGACATATCTGGCAAGATTATCTTGATATCTCAGAAGAATACCGGTATACATATAAAGGGAAAGCAGAATATAAAAAGAGAAAAGAAACAATAGAAAGGCAATTTGGGAGTGCAAAGGAATATCATGGATTTAGATATACCAATATGGTAGGTATAAAGAAAATGGATATGAAAGCAGCACTTACTTTTGCGACCCTAAATATGAAAAAGTTAGCAATAATCTTAAGTAAAAGAGATAAAAAACCACCAAAAAATAATAGTGTTTTAAGAAAAATATTGAACTTTGCTAATAGATTTGTCAAAATAGAGCAAACCCTGATTTTTAATCAGGGTTTGTCTTCAGTCTGA
- a CDS encoding phosphatase, producing the protein MKNLMDLHCHTLTCGHAYSTARENILEAKDKGLKVIGLSEHGYGMGKMLSPLYFLNQKVIPEYCEGVRVLKGIEANIIDYNGNIAEQDVLEHMDYCIASLHKPCIKPGSKIDNTMAVIGAINNPCVSIIGHLDDSYYPVDYRAVVKEMKYHNVSIELNNSSLKPTSFRLNCRENYITLLELCAIEGVHIIMSSDSHFYKSVGDLELAMELLEEIDFPDELVVNYDLKKLQVIINSKI; encoded by the coding sequence ATGAAAAATTTGATGGATTTACATTGTCATACATTGACTTGCGGTCATGCTTATAGCACTGCAAGAGAAAATATTTTAGAAGCAAAAGATAAAGGACTTAAAGTTATCGGTCTTAGCGAACACGGATATGGTATGGGTAAAATGTTAAGTCCGTTATATTTCTTAAATCAGAAGGTAATTCCGGAATACTGTGAAGGTGTTCGAGTTTTGAAGGGAATAGAGGCCAATATAATAGATTATAACGGTAATATTGCAGAGCAGGATGTATTGGAGCATATGGATTATTGTATTGCAAGTTTGCACAAACCATGTATAAAACCGGGATCTAAGATAGATAATACGATGGCAGTTATTGGGGCAATTAATAACCCCTGTGTATCAATAATCGGGCACTTGGACGATTCTTATTATCCTGTAGATTATAGAGCAGTAGTTAAAGAAATGAAATATCACAATGTAAGCATAGAACTGAACAATTCTTCGCTCAAACCGACTAGCTTCAGATTAAACTGTAGAGAAAATTACATTACACTGCTTGAACTTTGTGCAATTGAAGGAGTTCATATAATTATGTCGAGCGATTCGCATTTTTATAAAAGTGTAGGAGATTTGGAACTTGCTATGGAACTTTTAGAAGAAATTGACTTTCCTGACGAACTGGTAGTAAATTATGATCTTAAAAAGCTACAAGTAATAATTAATAGTAAAATATAA